The DNA segment GCCAGATAGCGTCGTTTGCCCAACGGTTACCGTGCCTGAAGCAAGGAACAAGCCCGCGCCCTCCGCAGCTCCACCGTTTCCCGGAGGACCTGTAAGCTGGTAATTCGAAGTACCGGGCGCTTCGCTTAAGCCGCCGGCGCCCCCGGTGGCATTGTTGCCGGAAAGCGTAGAGGTTGACACTGCCACATTCCCGGAAAGGACGTAGAGCCCGCCGCCCTCACCACTGCCTCCGGCGCCACCATAAAAGGTGCCGCATACAAGGCAGACAGTACTCCCGCCGAAGAAGCCGCGAGCGCCAGCACCGCCGGTCGCTGTATTCCCGAACACTTTGGAGTTCGTTAACTGAATCGTGCCGGCGGAAAGGAAAAGTCCCCCACCGGCCGCGGCTCCTCCGATGATCCCGTCAAGGAAGCTACCAGTCTGAGTTCCGAGTCCGCCGATGGCCTGATTGTTGGTGAGCCAGACCCGCGACAAAAGAACATGGCCGCCGTCCTGCACCAGGATTCCGCCGCCCTCCGCTTCGGTGCTGCCGGCCAGCGCGCCCGCAGTCCCGTCGTCTTGCGCAACACCGCCCTCGATCGTCAGGTCGCGGAAGACTGCATTAGCGCCGCCGAGCACTTGAAAAGCTCGGTCGATGCCGTTGGCATTGACGATACTGAGCCGACGGCCCGCACCCTGCAGGGTCACCGTTTGGCCGGGGGCGGTTATATCGAGATCGCCCTCCGCCGCAGTGTCATCCTGCCCGTCAGTGTTCTTGATGGTCAGCGTGTAGGTCCCGGTCGCGAGGTTGATCACACAATCCTCTGTGCTCGCATTCGCCGTCTCGATGGCCGCGCGGAGACTGGCGGAAGAGCCATCGACGGTCGGATCGGGGCTCGGACTTAAGGTGCAGGCAGCGCGGACCGGACGCACGTTCAGGAGCGCAAACAGCACCACCATCGGGGCCGCGGCGAGCAGCCGGCGCAAACGCGGGTCGCTCGACGCCGTCCGTTCAACTGCCGTAAGCTGTCGCGCAACTTGCTGATACTTACGCATGGTCTTCCCCAGAGGCGGTGATGGCTGAACGATAGCTGCGCGCTGCAATTTGTGCAAATCTCTCTAAGCAGAATATTCACGCTCCACGTCTTTCTTATCGTCACTGTCGCTAACTTCTCTATCGCTTCGATAAGACTTAGCTGGAGCTCGAGGAGTGGCGTTGCCAGAGAAATTCTCCATCCCGAATACCCTGGCCGAGGCGCTGGCGCATCATCAGGGCGGGCGCTTGTCTGAAGCAGACCGGCTCTATGGCGCAGTGCTTCAGCGCCAACCAGATAATGCTGACGCTCTCCATCTCGCGGGGGTCCTGGCCATGCAAACCGGGAACCCGCAGCTCGCAGTCGAGCGGATCATGCGGGCAATCGCACTCGCGCGGAACCCGGACTTCCATGCGCATCTGGGCGAGGCCCATCGGCGCCTCGGGGACTCGGCCCGCGCCATCCAGGCTTGCCGCGCCGGGCTTTCGCTCGATCCGCAGCACGTCGGCGCGATGAACAACCTGGGCGTCGCACTGCTGGAGCAGGGCGCGGCCGGCGAGGCGCGCGAGGTCCTTGAGGAGGCCGTGCGCCTCAATCCCGAGTTTGCTACGGCGCACAACAATCTTGGCAACGTGCTGCGT comes from the Candidatus Binataceae bacterium genome and includes:
- a CDS encoding choice-of-anchor Q domain-containing protein; the protein is MRKYQQVARQLTAVERTASSDPRLRRLLAAAPMVVLFALLNVRPVRAACTLSPSPDPTVDGSSASLRAAIETANASTEDCVINLATGTYTLTIKNTDGQDDTAAEGDLDITAPGQTVTLQGAGRRLSIVNANGIDRAFQVLGGANAVFRDLTIEGGVAQDDGTAGALAGSTEAEGGGILVQDGGHVLLSRVWLTNNQAIGGLGTQTGSFLDGIIGGAAAGGGLFLSAGTIQLTNSKVFGNTATGGAGARGFFGGSTVCLVCGTFYGGAGGSGEGGGLYVLSGNVAVSTSTLSGNNATGGAGGLSEAPGTSNYQLTGPPGNGGAAEGAGLFLASGTVTVGQTTLSGNVATGGIAGYIPYANYTGASGSALGAAGSIASGNLRLTNSTLFGNTAENGTFGYGGTVAGGGLYAGGGSLELKGVTVASNQALATSGRLSPIPSSGGGIANAGATNLLINTTLIANNTQNSGNPDNGADVSGAITASFSLIGQSAGATITDDGHNLLDVNPVLDPLGLRSNGGPTQTVALESGSPAIDAGDNPICAAAPPRGLGGIDQRSFARSDSAGDHCDIGAFEVQAP